One stretch of Cohnella algarum DNA includes these proteins:
- the folP gene encoding dihydropteroate synthase → MKRPLVFYKRTYTFKDGLTLEFGNRTLIMGILNITPDSFSDGGRYLDVDAAVARAREMVEEGADLIDIGGESTRPGHDPVSAEEEIARIVPVIRALRGSVRVPISVDTYKAKTARAALAAGAHILNDVWGLKADPEMAAVVAEHGCPVILMHNRKKMDYADFVPDVLADLQESVRLARAAGVADDHIWLDPGIGFAKDDERNLELLGRLGELAALGYPVLLAASRKTVIRNTLGLPADDVVEGTAATTALGIAQGCQLVRVHDVKANKRVARMADAIVYRQAGEKKGD, encoded by the coding sequence ATGAAACGACCGCTTGTTTTTTATAAGCGTACCTATACGTTCAAGGACGGTTTGACGCTTGAATTCGGCAATCGCACGCTCATTATGGGCATCTTGAATATTACGCCCGATTCCTTCTCGGACGGCGGGCGCTATTTGGACGTCGACGCGGCGGTCGCCAGAGCGCGCGAAATGGTCGAGGAGGGCGCCGATCTAATCGATATCGGGGGCGAGTCGACGCGTCCGGGCCACGATCCGGTGTCGGCCGAGGAAGAGATCGCCCGCATCGTGCCGGTCATCCGCGCTTTGCGGGGGAGCGTCCGCGTTCCGATCAGCGTGGATACGTACAAGGCGAAGACGGCGAGGGCCGCGCTCGCGGCGGGAGCGCACATTTTGAACGACGTTTGGGGGCTGAAAGCCGACCCGGAAATGGCGGCCGTCGTCGCGGAGCACGGCTGTCCCGTTATTTTGATGCACAACCGCAAGAAAATGGATTATGCCGATTTCGTGCCGGACGTGCTGGCGGATCTGCAGGAAAGCGTTCGGCTCGCGCGCGCGGCAGGGGTCGCGGACGATCATATCTGGCTCGATCCCGGCATCGGCTTCGCCAAGGACGACGAACGAAATCTGGAGCTGCTGGGCCGTCTCGGGGAACTCGCGGCGCTCGGCTATCCCGTGCTTCTCGCCGCCTCCCGCAAAACGGTCATCCGCAATACGCTCGGATTGCCCGCGGACGACGTGGTGGAAGGAACGGCGGCGACGACGGCGCTCGGGATCGCCCAAGGCTGCCAGCTGGTGCGCGTTCACGACGTGAAGGCGAACAAGCGGGTCGCCCGCATGGCCGACGCCATCGTCTACCGCCAGGCCGGGGAAAAGAAGGGGGACTGA
- the folB gene encoding dihydroneopterin aldolase — MDRMVMKRMVFFGYHGVYPEENKLGQQFIVDLDMKLDLSRAALSDDVNDTVNYADLHSFIKGIVEGPPVKLIEALAGRIAIGVLETYTSIHEVTVGVTKPNPPFDIRFDGVTVELRRRRNGDGQIVPAED, encoded by the coding sequence ATGGATCGAATGGTTATGAAGCGGATGGTTTTTTTCGGTTATCATGGGGTCTACCCGGAGGAAAATAAGCTCGGACAGCAGTTTATCGTCGATCTCGACATGAAGCTCGATCTGAGCCGGGCTGCTTTGAGCGACGATGTGAACGACACCGTCAATTACGCGGACCTGCATTCTTTTATAAAAGGAATCGTCGAAGGCCCGCCCGTGAAGCTGATCGAGGCGCTGGCCGGCAGGATTGCCATCGGCGTTCTCGAAACGTATACTAGTATCCATGAAGTTACCGTCGGGGTGACCAAACCGAATCCTCCGTTCGACATCCGTTTCGACGGGGTGACGGTGGAGCTTCGCAGGCGCCGGAACGGCGACGGGCAAATCGTTCCCGCGGAGGACTGA
- the folK gene encoding 2-amino-4-hydroxy-6-hydroxymethyldihydropteridine diphosphokinase: protein MFEAYAALGANLGDRERSLREAVRRLAATEGIEVRRCSALYETDPVGYTEQPAFLNMAAALGTNLSPLELLRVMLGIEREMGRVRDIRFGPRTIDLDLLLYEGIELDTEELALPHPRMGERAFVLVPLRDVWADGPEAFPWNGLLTEPVLKEAGIKVWAPWGGVPKER from the coding sequence GTGTTTGAAGCTTATGCGGCGCTTGGCGCCAATCTCGGAGACCGGGAACGGTCGCTGCGGGAGGCGGTCAGACGCCTGGCGGCGACGGAAGGAATCGAGGTGCGGAGATGCTCCGCGCTGTACGAGACCGATCCGGTCGGATATACGGAGCAGCCCGCTTTTTTGAACATGGCGGCGGCTCTCGGTACGAATCTCTCCCCGCTGGAATTGCTGCGCGTCATGCTCGGCATCGAGCGGGAGATGGGCAGGGTGCGGGACATCCGCTTCGGCCCGAGGACGATCGATCTGGATTTGCTGCTTTACGAAGGAATAGAGCTGGATACGGAAGAGCTTGCGCTCCCGCATCCCCGCATGGGGGAGCGGGCGTTCGTGCTGGTGCCGCTGCGCGACGTTTGGGCGGACGGGCCGGAGGCGTTTCCGTGGAACGGCTTGCTGACGGAACCCGTTTTAAAGGAAGCGGGCATCAAGGTATGGGCGCCGTGGGGAGGCGTCCCGAAGGAGCGATGA
- the dusB gene encoding tRNA dihydrouridine synthase DusB, translated as MLKIGNIEMNNNVVLAPMAGVCNPAFRLIAKEFGCGLVCAEMVSDKAILHGNKRTLEMLFVDEREKPLSLQIFGGDRESLVEAAKFVDKNTNADIIDINMGCPVPKVTKCDAGARWLLDPNKIYEMVSSVVDAVEKPVTVKMRIGWDDEHVYAVENAQAVERAGGSAVSVHGRTREQLYTGKANWDIIKDVKQAVSIPVIGNGDVFSPEDAERMLKHTGVDGVMIGRGALGNPWMLYRTVHYLTRGELLPDPTPGEKIRIAMLHLDRLVNLKGEAQAVREMRKHLAWYLKGLPDAARVKNEIMEMTTRSAVAARLDLYVRTVEEEMARAAESEPADGEALVH; from the coding sequence ATGCTTAAAATCGGCAACATCGAAATGAACAACAATGTCGTGCTGGCTCCGATGGCCGGCGTTTGTAACCCGGCGTTCCGGCTGATCGCCAAGGAATTCGGCTGCGGGCTCGTGTGCGCGGAAATGGTGAGCGACAAGGCGATTTTGCACGGGAACAAGCGGACGCTGGAAATGCTGTTCGTGGACGAGCGCGAGAAGCCGCTCAGCTTGCAGATTTTCGGCGGCGACCGGGAATCGCTCGTGGAGGCGGCCAAATTCGTCGACAAAAACACGAACGCCGACATTATCGACATCAACATGGGCTGCCCGGTGCCGAAGGTCACCAAATGCGACGCGGGGGCCCGTTGGCTGCTGGATCCGAATAAAATCTACGAAATGGTGTCGTCCGTCGTCGACGCCGTCGAAAAGCCGGTCACCGTCAAAATGCGGATCGGCTGGGACGACGAGCACGTGTACGCGGTGGAGAACGCCCAAGCGGTGGAGCGCGCGGGGGGATCCGCGGTCAGCGTTCACGGCCGGACCCGGGAACAATTGTATACCGGGAAAGCGAACTGGGACATTATCAAGGACGTCAAACAGGCGGTTTCCATTCCCGTCATCGGCAACGGCGACGTCTTCAGCCCCGAGGACGCGGAGCGGATGTTGAAGCATACGGGCGTCGACGGGGTCATGATCGGCCGCGGCGCTCTCGGCAACCCGTGGATGCTGTACCGGACCGTTCACTATTTGACGCGCGGCGAATTGCTGCCGGATCCGACCCCGGGCGAGAAAATCCGCATCGCAATGCTTCATCTCGACCGGCTGGTCAACTTGAAGGGCGAAGCCCAGGCCGTTCGGGAAATGCGCAAGCATTTGGCCTGGTATCTGAAAGGGCTGCCGGATGCGGCTCGCGTCAAAAACGAAATCATGGAGATGACGACCCGTTCTGCCGTCGCGGCCAGACTCGATCTGTACGTCCGGACGGTAGAGGAGGAAATGGCCCGCGCGGCCGAATCCGAGCCGGCGGACGGCGAGGCGCTCGTCCATTGA
- the greA gene encoding transcription elongation factor GreA: MAEKEVLLTPDGLKKLEEELENLKSVKRREVAERIKVAIGYGDISENSEYEDAKNEQAFIEGRIITLEKMLRNARIINNDEIDVDTVGIGSTVVVEDLEFGDTLEYTIVGTAESDPLQNKISNESPVGKSILGKKKGATVEVNVPAGIISYKIVEIKK, translated from the coding sequence ATGGCCGAGAAAGAAGTCCTTCTAACCCCGGACGGGTTGAAGAAACTCGAAGAAGAGCTTGAAAACCTCAAATCGGTCAAGCGCCGTGAAGTCGCGGAGCGGATCAAGGTCGCGATCGGTTATGGAGATATTAGCGAAAACTCCGAGTACGAAGACGCGAAGAACGAGCAGGCCTTCATTGAAGGACGGATTATCACGCTGGAGAAGATGCTGCGCAACGCCCGCATCATCAACAACGACGAAATTGACGTCGACACGGTGGGCATCGGATCGACCGTCGTCGTCGAGGATCTGGAGTTCGGCGATACGCTGGAATACACCATCGTAGGGACGGCAGAATCGGACCCGCTGCAAAATAAAATTTCGAACGAAAGCCCGGTTGGAAAGAGCATACTCGGCAAGAAAAAGGGAGCGACCGTCGAAGTCAACGTTCCAGCGGGTATCATTTCATACAAAATCGTCGAAATCAAGAAGTAA
- the lysS gene encoding lysine--tRNA ligase encodes MSEENQIETAELSEMLQIRRNKLDELRELGIDPFGVKFERTHQAGEVVRRYDALPNEELEAQNVQVRIAGRIMTKRAMGKASFAHIQDLSGKIQIYVRADSVPEHKYKAFGLLDIGDIIGVTGIVFKTKTGETSIKVSDLEVLTKSLLPLPDKFHGLKDVETRYRQRYVDLIVNPDVQKTFISRSRIIQSMRRYLDGLGYLEVETPTLHSIAGGAAARPFITHHNALDMQLYMRIAIELHLKRLIVGGLEKVYEIGRVYRNEGISTRHNPEFTMIELYEAYADYEDIMNLTENLIAHIAQEVLGTTKITYQGQEVDLAPPWRRVTMASLVKEAVGIDFTQQIGNEEAHRLAKEHKVQVEPHMTTGHILNAFFETFVEHTLIQPTFVMGHPVEISPLAKKNEADPRFTDRFELFIVAREHANAFSELNDPIDQRQRFEAQLAEKEAGNDEAHEMDDDFIRSLEYGMPPTGGLGIGIDRLVMLLTDAPSIRDVLLFPHMRGE; translated from the coding sequence ATGAGTGAAGAAAATCAAATCGAAACTGCCGAACTGAGCGAAATGCTGCAAATTCGGCGCAACAAGCTGGACGAGCTGCGGGAGCTTGGCATCGACCCGTTCGGCGTCAAATTCGAGCGCACGCACCAGGCGGGAGAAGTGGTCCGCCGCTATGACGCGCTGCCCAACGAAGAGTTGGAGGCGCAGAACGTTCAAGTACGCATCGCCGGCCGCATCATGACGAAGCGGGCGATGGGCAAGGCTTCTTTTGCCCACATTCAGGATTTGAGCGGCAAAATTCAGATCTACGTTCGGGCGGACTCCGTTCCGGAGCACAAGTACAAAGCGTTTGGCCTGCTGGATATCGGCGACATCATCGGCGTCACGGGCATCGTCTTCAAAACGAAAACCGGCGAGACCAGCATTAAAGTGAGCGATTTGGAAGTGCTCACGAAGTCGCTCCTTCCGCTGCCGGACAAGTTCCACGGATTGAAGGATGTAGAGACCCGTTACCGCCAGCGCTACGTCGATCTGATCGTCAACCCCGACGTCCAGAAAACGTTCATCTCCCGTTCCCGCATCATCCAGTCGATGCGGCGTTATTTAGACGGGCTCGGCTATTTGGAAGTGGAAACGCCGACGCTTCATTCGATCGCGGGCGGCGCGGCCGCGCGTCCATTCATTACGCATCATAATGCGCTGGATATGCAGCTTTACATGCGGATCGCGATCGAGCTTCATTTAAAGCGGCTCATTGTCGGCGGCCTGGAAAAGGTGTACGAGATCGGACGCGTATACCGCAACGAAGGGATTTCGACGCGCCACAATCCGGAATTCACGATGATCGAGCTGTACGAGGCTTATGCCGACTACGAGGACATCATGAATTTGACGGAGAACCTGATCGCCCACATCGCGCAAGAAGTGCTCGGGACGACCAAAATCACGTACCAAGGCCAGGAGGTCGATCTGGCCCCGCCGTGGCGCCGGGTTACGATGGCTTCGCTCGTCAAGGAAGCGGTCGGGATCGATTTTACGCAGCAAATCGGCAACGAAGAAGCGCATCGCCTGGCCAAGGAACACAAAGTCCAGGTGGAGCCGCACATGACGACCGGGCATATTCTCAATGCTTTCTTCGAGACTTTCGTCGAGCATACGCTGATTCAGCCTACGTTCGTCATGGGCCACCCGGTGGAGATTTCTCCGCTTGCCAAGAAAAACGAAGCCGATCCCCGGTTCACCGACCGGTTCGAGCTGTTCATCGTCGCGCGCGAGCATGCCAACGCGTTCAGCGAACTGAACGATCCGATCGACCAGCGCCAGCGCTTCGAGGCGCAGTTGGCCGAGAAGGAAGCAGGCAACGACGAAGCGCATGAAATGGACGACGATTTCATTCGTTCGCTGGAATACGGAATGCCGCCGACCGGGGGACTGGGCATCGGTATCGACCGTTTGGTCATGCTGCTTACGGACGCCCCTTCGATTCGCGACGTGCTGCTGTTCCCGCATATGCGCGGAGAATAA